In one window of Mercurialis annua linkage group LG4, ddMerAnnu1.2, whole genome shotgun sequence DNA:
- the LOC126679354 gene encoding protein C2-DOMAIN ABA-RELATED 4-like — protein MTTKVENLMGLLRIHVHKGVNLAVRDVVSSDPYVVFKSGKQKLKTRVVKNNVNPEWNEDLTLSVTNPNIPVKLTVYDRDTFSLDDKMGDAEFEIRPFLEALRMQLESLPNGTIITRIQPSRENCLAEESHIVWVNGKVVQNLFLRLRNVECGEIELQLQWIDIPGSRGL, from the exons ATGACAACTAAGGTAGAAAACTTGATGGGTCTGCTGAGAATTCATGTTCACAAAGGAGTGAATCTTGCTGTTAGAGATGTTGTCTCCAGTGACCCTTATGTTGTTTTCAAGTCTGGCAAACAG AAACTGAAGACTCGTGTGGTGAAGAATAATGTGAATCCTGAGTGGAATGAAGACTTAACTCTGTCAGTCACTAATCCAAATATTCCAGTCAAGCTT ACAGTTTACGACAGAGACACATTCAGCCTTGATGACAAAATGGGAGATGCAGAGTTCGAAATCCGTCCATTCTTGGAAGCTCTGAGGATGCAGCTCGAAAGCCTACCTAACGGGACCATCATAACAAGGATTCAACCGAGCAGAGAGAATTGCCTAGCTGAAGAGAGCCACATTGTGTGGGTGAACGGCAAGGTTGTTCAGAACTTATTTCTGAGACTGCGAAACGTGGAGTGTGGCGAAATAGAACTGCAATTACAGTGGATTGATATTCCAGGTTCCAGAGGTCTGTAG
- the LOC126676312 gene encoding probable calcium-binding protein CML23, which produces MAKPNPSSLVGSMDEIRKVFTELDKNSDGKISSDELIQSLSKLGTKLSIDDVQYMMKDFDKDGNGYIDFDEFVEFIQCSGAADTPRGGGNKDLKDAFDMYDIDKNGLISARELHQVMKMVGLKSSLSECAKMIRQVDQDGDGNVNFEEFKKMMTNGLV; this is translated from the coding sequence ATGGCAAAACCAAACCCTAGTAGCTTAGTCGGTTCCATGGACGAAATTCGAAAAGTATTCACCGAACTGGACAAAAACAGCGACGGAAAGATCTCCAGCGACGAACTAATCCAAAGCCTCTCAAAACTCGGGACGAAATTATCAATCGACGACGTTCAGTACATGATGAAAGATTTCGACAAAGACGGCAACGGTTACATTGATTTCGACGAGTTCGTCGAGTTTATTCAATGCAGCGGCGCCGCCGATACTCCACGCGGAGGAGGGAATAAGGATCTGAAGGATGCGTTTGATATGTACGATATTGATAAGAATGGATTGATTTCGGCGCGTGAGCTGCACCAGGTTATGAAGATGGTTGGTTTGAAGAGTAGTCTGAGTGAATGCGCTAAAATGATTCGGCAAGTGGATCAAGACGGTGACGGCAATGTTAATTTCGAGGAGTTCAAGAAGATGATGACTAACGGGTTAGTGTAG
- the LOC126677779 gene encoding probable fructokinase-6, chloroplastic, producing MAVHSLTPLICLSSTNSVTSAASGLRHGSVRAFSSGFSSPRLSLQGKAVSGDDQSETQDSSLVVCFGEMLIDFVPTINGLSLVDAPAFKKAPGGAPANVAVGIARLGGSSAFIGKVGEDEFGYMLADILKENNVNNEGMRFDPGARTALAFVTLRKDGEREFMFYRNPSADMLLEEAELDLNLIRKAKIFHYGSISLITDPCKSAHIAAAKAAKEAGSLLSYDPNLRLPLWSSAESARDGILSIWELADIIKISEEEISFLTKGEDPYDDAVVQKLFHPNLKLLLVTEGSDGCRYYTKEFKGRVKGIKVDAIDTTGAGDAFVAGILSQLAEDFSLLQNEDGLRDALKFANACGALTVTERGAIPALPTREAVLNAILKFVA from the exons ATGGCTGTTCACTCGCTCACCCCATTAATTTGCTTGAGTAGTACTAACAGTGTGACGAGTGCAGCTTCTGGTTTGAGACATGGGAGTGTCAGAGCCTTCTCTTCAGGTTTCTCGTCTCCTCGATTAAGTTTACAAG GTAAAGCAGTTTCAGGTGATGATCAGTCTGAAACGCAAGATTCCTCCCTGGTGGTTTGTTTTGGGGAAATGCTGATTGATTTTGTCCCAACCATCAACGGGCTTTCATTGGTCGATGCACCTGCATTTAAGAAGGCTCCAGGAGGTGCACCTGCAAATGTTGCAGTTGGTATTGCTCGTCTTGGTGGCTCCTCGGCATTTATCGGGAAG GTGGGTGAGGATGAATTTGGATACATGCTTGCTGATATTTTGAAGGAGAATAATGTGAACAATGAAGGAATGCGTTTTGATCCTGGTGCACGAACTGCTTTAGCATTTGTTACACTGAGGAAGGATGGAGAACGCGAGTTCATGTTTTACCGTAATCCTAGTGCTGATATGTTGCTTGAAGAAGCTGAACttgatttaaatttgattaggaAG GCTAAAATCTTTCATTATGGCTCTATAAGTCTTATAACTGATCCATGCAAGTCGGCCCACATTGCAGCAGCAAAAGCTGCAAAGGAGGCTGGTAGCCTTCTGTCATATGATCCTAACCTCAGGCTTCCGCTCTGGTCTTCTGCTGAGAGTGCTCGAGACGGCATTCTTAGCATTTGGGAACTTGCTGATATTATCAAG ATAAGTGAAGAAGAGATATCTTTTTTAACTAAAGGAGAAGATCCTTATGATGATGCTGTTGTCCAAAAACTCTTTCATCCAAATCTTAAGTTGCTTCTTGTCACCGAGGGTTCAGATGGTTGCAGGTATTATACAAAG GAGTTCAAGGGGAGAGTGAAGGGGATAAAGGTTGACGCCATAGACACTACAGGTGCCGGCGATGCTTTTGTAGCTGGAATATTATCGCAGCTCGCTGAAGATTTTTCTTTGCTTCAG AATGAAGACGGACTTAGAGACGCGCTTAAGTTTGCTAATGCTTGCGGTGCATTGACTGTAACAGAGAGAGGTGCTATTCCGGCTTTACCGACTCGAGAAGCTGTTCTGAATGCCATACTGAAATTTGTAGCATAG
- the LOC126677781 gene encoding calcium-binding protein CML24-like has product MADPNEEMTKIFNKFDRNGDGKISVDEIKESLNDLGVKVSSVQSLMEQYDKDNDGYVDIKEFAELYKNCGLDGGMQESDLKDAFDVYDIDKNGLISATELHSILNKIGEKVSVSDCIRMIGKVDKDGDGHVNFEEFKIMMSNLS; this is encoded by the coding sequence ATGGCTGACCCTAATGAGGAGATGACAAAGATTTTCAACAAGTTTGACAGAAATGGCGATGGAAAGATTTCTGTCGATGAGATTAAAGAGAGCCTTAATGACTTGGGCGTCAAGGTATCATCAGTCCAGTCCCTGATGGAACAATACGATAAAGACAATGATGGCTATGTTGATATTAAGGAGTTCGCCGAGCTCTACAAGAACTGTGGGTTAGATGGCGGAATGCAGGAATCAGATCTCAAGGATGCTTTTGACGTGTATGATATTGACAAGAATGGATTGATTTCTGCAACAGAACttcattcaattttaaataagattGGAGAGAAAGTCAGTGTAAGTGATTGTATTCGTATGATTGGTAAAGTTGATAAAGATGGTGATGGGCATGTCAATTTTGAGGAGTTTAAGATTATGATGTCAAATTTATCTTGA